A part of Paenibacillus sp. 481 genomic DNA contains:
- a CDS encoding YaaR family protein encodes MKINPGFRPLGQDVRIGEAANKPVQSKSFSDMMFRQDERVTNEELQQRLQDIHRQGERLAKSMTVRELYLYRTLVKRFLEDTVRRGIGIKETRGWDRRGRSKRYKIVEEIDEALLALAEELLQSEEGKMELLRKVGDIRGMLINLLF; translated from the coding sequence GTGAAAATTAATCCCGGATTTCGGCCATTAGGCCAGGATGTACGTATCGGAGAAGCGGCAAATAAGCCAGTTCAGTCCAAGTCGTTCTCCGATATGATGTTCCGTCAAGACGAACGGGTGACCAACGAGGAGCTCCAGCAGCGTCTGCAAGATATTCATCGTCAAGGAGAGCGCTTGGCCAAATCAATGACGGTGCGGGAGTTATACTTGTACCGTACTTTGGTTAAGCGCTTTTTAGAAGATACAGTACGACGGGGTATTGGCATTAAAGAGACCCGTGGCTGGGATCGACGTGGTCGTAGTAAGCGTTACAAAATTGTAGAAGAAATCGATGAAGCGTTGCTGGCGCTAGCTGAAGAGCTATTACAGTCAGAAGAAGGTAAGATGGAGCTTCTGCGTAAGGTTGGAGATATACGCGGTATGCTTATTAATTTATTATTTTAG
- the holB gene encoding DNA polymerase III subunit delta', with the protein MAFAQIVGQERAKTILQNGLRADKVSHAYLFSGPKGTERLKTALTFTKALFCLNMKDDACNECLECRKIEHRNHPDVHLIQPEGQSIKIEQIRDLQKEFSYRTHGTGRKVYIMEQAHKMTVQASNSLLKFLEEPTSPAVAILITENGQAMLPTIQSRSQWVPFTPQHPFLIYEKLVEEGISPILALAAVQIVNGLDASRELCQQNWFAELRNVMLQLGKECGTRLSSALLIAQHKVFKTDLAEHVDILLRLFHLWFRDMLNYQLNRQDSFVFKDQIETISKMAWTKSADGWIRCMQAATEAQKRVRANVSPQLAFEQFLVGMQGGT; encoded by the coding sequence ATGGCATTTGCACAAATTGTTGGTCAAGAGCGAGCGAAAACCATCCTACAAAATGGATTGCGTGCTGACAAGGTGTCACATGCCTATTTGTTCAGCGGTCCAAAAGGAACAGAGCGATTAAAGACGGCACTTACTTTTACAAAAGCGTTGTTTTGTTTAAACATGAAAGACGATGCTTGCAATGAATGTTTGGAGTGTCGTAAAATCGAACATCGCAATCATCCGGATGTACACCTCATACAACCTGAGGGTCAGTCCATTAAAATTGAGCAGATTCGTGATTTACAAAAGGAATTTTCGTATCGAACGCATGGAACGGGTCGTAAAGTGTATATTATGGAACAGGCTCATAAAATGACCGTACAAGCGTCTAATAGTCTGCTTAAGTTTTTGGAGGAGCCTACGAGTCCAGCGGTTGCTATTCTGATTACCGAAAATGGACAAGCTATGCTACCGACGATACAATCACGTTCGCAATGGGTACCGTTTACTCCACAACATCCATTTTTAATATACGAAAAGCTTGTAGAAGAAGGAATTTCACCGATACTGGCACTGGCTGCTGTGCAAATTGTGAATGGATTGGATGCTAGCAGGGAACTATGCCAACAGAATTGGTTTGCAGAATTAAGAAACGTAATGTTACAATTAGGAAAGGAGTGTGGAACGCGATTGTCTTCCGCACTTCTTATTGCACAGCATAAAGTGTTTAAAACCGATCTAGCAGAGCATGTGGACATATTACTACGTTTGTTCCATCTCTGGTTTCGAGATATGTTAAATTACCAATTGAACCGACAGGACAGTTTCGTGTTTAAGGATCAGATCGAGACAATAAGTAAGATGGCCTGGACAAAATCGGCGGATGGTTGGATTCGGTGCATGCAGGCGGCGACAGAGGCGCAGAAGCGGGTGCGTGCCAATGTGAGTCCGCAGCTTGCATTTGAGCAGTTTCTGGTTGGAATGCAAGGAGGTACTTGA
- a CDS encoding cyclic-di-AMP receptor, producing the protein MKLIVAIVQDKDSSRLSHALVKSSFRATKLASTGGFLRSGNTTFMIGVEDEQVDEVLDIIRNNCKVRDQLVTPITPMSGTTESYMPLPVEVQVGGATVFVMPVERFEHF; encoded by the coding sequence ATGAAGTTGATTGTAGCCATTGTACAGGACAAAGATAGCAGCCGTTTATCTCATGCACTTGTTAAGTCGAGTTTTAGAGCGACAAAACTAGCGAGCACAGGTGGCTTTCTACGATCTGGAAATACGACGTTTATGATTGGCGTCGAGGATGAGCAAGTCGATGAAGTGCTGGACATTATCCGAAACAATTGTAAAGTTCGCGATCAATTGGTAACACCGATCACTCCAATGAGTGGTACAACGGAATCTTATATGCCGCTGCCAGTGGAAGTGCAGGTAGGGGGCGCGACGGTGTTTGTAATGCCGGTTGAGCGGTTTGAGCATTTTTAA
- the tmk gene encoding dTMP kinase, producing the protein MMTVSHQRGRFITLEGGEGAGKTTAIQLLVQQLKEQGQDVVVTREPGGIRIAEQIRSIILNPDHTEMDARTEALLYAAARRQHLVEKVIPALERGAIVLCDRFVDSSLAYQGYARGLGMDAVWEINRFAIHDTMPDLTFWLDIDPEAGLARIEANGLREINRLDKEALAFHVSVREGYTQLAEQNKERIVRIDASQSLDYIVEQMLNILRERTQDFS; encoded by the coding sequence ATGATGACAGTTTCACATCAACGAGGTCGGTTTATAACATTAGAAGGAGGAGAGGGAGCAGGAAAGACAACAGCTATTCAGCTGTTGGTGCAGCAATTAAAAGAGCAGGGGCAAGATGTTGTCGTTACTCGTGAACCAGGCGGAATACGAATAGCTGAACAAATTAGAAGCATTATTTTGAATCCGGATCACACAGAAATGGATGCGCGCACAGAAGCGCTGCTTTATGCTGCTGCGCGGAGACAGCATTTGGTGGAGAAGGTGATACCTGCTCTTGAAAGAGGAGCGATCGTTTTGTGCGATCGTTTTGTGGATAGCAGCTTAGCGTATCAAGGTTACGCGCGTGGACTAGGAATGGATGCAGTATGGGAAATTAACCGTTTTGCTATTCATGATACGATGCCCGACCTGACGTTTTGGCTAGATATTGACCCAGAAGCAGGCTTGGCGCGAATTGAAGCCAACGGGCTGCGTGAAATCAATCGTCTGGATAAAGAAGCTTTAGCATTTCACGTGTCTGTGCGTGAGGGTTATACTCAACTAGCAGAGCAGAATAAAGAGCGCATTGTACGTATCGATGCGAGCCAGTCGTTAGACTATATAGTCGAACAAATGTTAAATATTTTACGTGAGAGAACGCAGGATTTTAGTTAG